One Solanum pennellii chromosome 10, SPENNV200 genomic region harbors:
- the LOC107032426 gene encoding uncharacterized protein LOC107032426, with product MIYSPVAESKRLTRVQVVHPPFPFWNGLESSEKVFILKWRFFGEERVNFSPDNSKRKRRRKREKFLKKDPGRAFTFKFCGSGSVSPNSSTIPKSLHYKSPRGLRFISAFSRAVKAQRLHQVSQL from the exons ATGATTTACTCTCCAGTGGCTGAATCCAAGAGGCTTACTAGAG TCCAAGTCGTCCATCCTCCTTTCCCGTTTTGGAATGGTTTGGAATCGTCAGAAAAAGTATTCATCCTGAAATG GAGAttttttggagaagagagaGTAAATTTTAGTCCTGATAATTCTAAAAGAAAACGGAGGAGGAAGAGggagaaatttttgaaaaag GATCCCGGTCGAGCATTCACGTTCAAGTTTTGTGGTAGTGGAAGTGTCTCTCCGAACTCGTCAACCATCCCAAAATCGCTGCACTACAAGAG TCCTCGTGGACTTCGTTTTATTTCCGCATTTTCGAGAGCCGTAAAGGCTCAACGTCTCCATCAAGTCTCCCAGCTTTAA